From the Chloroflexia bacterium SDU3-3 genome, the window TCGGGCACGCTGATCGAGTTGTCGAGCTGCTTTGGTGTCAGGCGATGGATGGCCTTCACACTGCTGAGCGAGGACAGGGTGGAGAGCTTGGCGGCATCCACCATCACCGCCACGCCGTTGTAGACACGCTGCGAGGTATAGATCGTCTTCGCGCCAGCGCTCGTCAGAGCGCTCTGCAGGGCCGACTGCTCGCCCTTGATCGTGGCCAGCTGGCTTCGCTGCGCGGCAGCGATGGCATTCTGGGAAAAACCACGAGATTTACCCTCGATCGCCACCTGGAAGGTAGGGGGGGTCTTCAGCTCCAGCAGAACCTGTACATCACCCTTGGCCTGCTGCAGGCTCGGGGGGATCTTCGCGGCAAGCTCAGCGCCCGCCAGCTTTTGCGAATCGCGCACGGTTGGCGGCTGTGTGTGTTGGGCCGATGCGGTAAGCGGCACCATGCTGGCAAGGATCACAACCGTTGCCAGTGAGCGGAAAAGATGTCTCATGGGTTACCCTTGGCTATGAGAAAACAACTCCAAGAAACCAGCCTCCGACGAGCGAACAGTCCTTTCTATCCATAAAAAGCTATAGATAACAGCAGCTTTGTGCTGAAGACCACTTCATTATCGTAAGGCAGAGTAGATACCGTTTGGCATCACCAGGGTATACCAACCGAAGGGATACGAGCATATCGTTCCCATGCGCTTCCCACAACAAAATATGCAGAACCAGCCTATACAGGCGATATTTGATCGAATCTACCGCTCGGGCGATAGCAGAAAACCAGCATGGAATCTATCGACGACATCCATACTGGGCAACTTCGGTGTCAGAACTTAATGAAAAAATGAGAGTTCGGAGTATTATGCGTATTTTCGCCAGATTGTCAAGTTGACCACTCGGATCAACAAGGCCTATGCGTTCTCGTTCGGTAGACATGTTTACCACCAAGGCTCCAAGGCTCCAAGGCTCCAAGGAGAAAAAGAGAACGATGCCACGAAAACACGAAGGGGAGAAAACCGATTCACCATCAAGAGGCCCTAGGCAAAACATCATCATACAGAATGCATAGGCCCTGGGGACTTAGGTGCGCTTTAATTGACAGCCCCTATCCATACGGTATAATACCTAGGTCGGAAGCCCATAGGGCGGCGTGCTTGCCATGCCGCAAATCTATGGCCGATATCTACTTTATGAAGGAGAACGGCTATGCCTAGCCTCGGGCCAGTCGAACTGATTATCATCCTTGTGATTGTGGTTGTGCTATTTGGCGCGAGCCGGCTCCGTGGTATCGGCGGCGCACTGGGTGGCAGCATCAAAGAGTTCAAGCAGGCCGTGCGCGACGACTCGTCTGCGGCATCGAGCGCG encodes:
- the tatA gene encoding twin-arginine translocase TatA/TatE family subunit, with amino-acid sequence MPSLGPVELIIILVIVVVLFGASRLRGIGGALGGSIKEFKQAVRDDSSAASSAPNKDDQKA